In the genome of Pseudomonas sp. Teo4, the window GTCATCGATGGCTGAGTGCAGGCCGCTGAACATGATGTTGAAGCCATCGGCGGCACCGGCCTCGAACCAGGTTTGCAGGTCATCGGCGATGGTTTGCGGGGTACCGATCAGGATGCGGTGACCACCGGAGGTGAGCTGGTTGAACAGTTGCCGCACGGTGGGGCGCTCACGGCGGATAAGGTCGTACACCAGCTTTTGCCGGCTTTGGTGCGTGTTGGTGGTGAAGGTTTCCGGTGGCAGCGGCACGACCTCATCGAAGGGCAGCTCCGAAAGGTCGTAGCCGAGGCTGGCGAAACGCGATATCGAGCTGAGGAAGGCCTTGGGTTCGAGCAGTTCTTGCAGGCGATCGTATTTGGCCTGTGCTTCGACCAGGGTCTTGCCGACCACGGGCGACACGCCGGGCAGCACTTTCAGTTCATGGCTGGCGCGACCAAAGCCAGCGGCGGCCTGCTTGATTTCCTGGTAGAACGCTTGGCCTTGTTCGACGGTGTGCTGGGCGGTGAAGATCAGCTCGCCAACCCGCGCCGCCAGGCGCTTGCCGGCCGCAGACGCACCGGCCTGGGCCACCACCGGGTGCCCCTGGGGCGAACGCGCCACATTGAGCGGGCCGCGTACCTGAAAGTGCTCGCCTTGATGGTCGAGCACATGCAGCTTGTCGATCTCCAGCCAGGTGCCGCTGGCCTTGTCCTGGATGAAGGCATCGTCGGCCCAGCTGTCCCACAGGCCGCTGACCACGTCGTAGAACTCTTCGGCACGGGCGTAGCGGTCATCGTGCTCGACATGGTCCTGGCGGTTGAAGTTCTCGCCGCCCCCCAGCGATGTCACCAGGTTCCAGCCGGCGCGACCGCCACTGAGGTGGTCCAGGGCCGCGTACTTGCGGGCGATGTTGTAGGGCTCGTTGTAGGTGCTGCTGGCGGTGGCGATCAGGCCGATGTGGCGGGTACTGGCGGCCAGCGCCGGGGCCAGGATCAGCGGGTCCCAGCGCACACTATTGGGCCCGCGCTGCAGGGCCAGGTCGAGCTTGACGTCGAGGGTGTCGTTGAAGAACAGCGAGTGAAAGCGCCCGGCTTCCAGCTTGCGGGCGATGTACTGGTAATGCTCCAGGCTCTTGAAGGTGTCCAGCGGTGCTTCCGGCAGGCGCCAGGCGCTGCCGCTGAGGGTACCGGGAATGAATGCACCGAGTACGAATTGTCCTTGGCTCATGAATTTTCTCCTGGCGCCCGCCGAACACGGCGGGCGCTGTGTCGGTGGGGTCAGAAGTTGTAGGCGATGCGGGTGTACCAGAAGCCGCCGTAGGGGTCGAACGGCGAAATCGAGCCGAATTTGGGGAAGCCGTTGATATCGCCCGCCGGGTAACCGTTGTTGTCTGCGCGCACATCGAACAGGTTGTTGGCACCCACGGCGATGTCGAAGTTGTCGGTCAGGGCGTAGGCCACTTCCAGGTCGGTGAGCCACTTGGCGCCGTAGGTCACGTCATAGTCCGGGTTGGCATCGCGGGCGATGACCTTGTCGTAGCGGGTGAGGGCTGCGTTGATGGTGAAGCGCTCGATCTGCCAGTTGGCGCTCAGAATCAGCTTGGTCTTGGGGTTGGCGACCGTGAGGTAGCCCTGGGCGACGCGGTCGAACAGTTGCAGATTGTTGCCCGCGGCGCGCAGCGAGGCCGGGGTCTGCTTGATGTCGTCGATTTCGGTCTTGTTGTAGTTGAAGCCGAGGCCATACTTGACCCGGCCGTACTGCCCATAGTCGACGCGGTAGTCGGCCACCAGGTCGACGCCGCGGGTGGTGGTGTCAGCGGCGTTGGTGAAGTACTTGATCCGGTAGCCGGGCTTGTAGCCGTTGGCGATCAACTGCTGGTCGACGCCATTGCCGTACAGGAAGCCAGTAAGGGCAATACGGTCGCGGATTTCGATCTGGTAGGCGTCCAGGGTCACGCTGGCTTGGGGCAGCGGCTGCCAGGTCAGGCCGAGGCTGATGTTGCGCGATTTCTCCGGGCTCAGGTCTTCGGCGCCCAAGGCCCTGGCCAGGGGCGAATCGACGCGCACGGTCTTGGCTTCGACGAACTGCGCCACACCGTTGACGAGGGTGTACTGGTTGGCAGTCTGGGCATACACCGACTGCGACAGCGACGGGGCGCGGAAGCCGTTGCTGAGGGTGCCGCGGATGGCGAAGGTGGGAGTGAAGTCATAACGCGCTGACAGCTTGCCGCTACGCGTGTTGCCACTGCTGTCGTCGTATTTTTCAAAGCGTGCGGCAACGCCGAGCCAGAGTTTTTCCGTGGGATTGAGCCCCAGATCAAGGTAGCTGGCGTAGCTGTTGCGGCTGAGTTGGCCTTCGTCTTCGGGGGTGAGGGTGATCGCACCTTGTGCCCCGACCGCCGCAGGCTGGCCTGCCAGTGGGCCGCTGGGGTAGATATAGCCACCGTTGATGTACGACAGCGGGTCGTCGGACTCGGTCTTGTAGCGCTCGTGACGGTGCTCCAGGCCCCAGGACACCTGCAGCGGCTTGCTCAGGCCGACCTCGAAGGCGCGGGTGAGGTCGAGGTTGTTGGTCCACTGGTCGAAGTAGTTGGTGTAGGTGTCGAAGTGGGTCGGGCTGGACGGGCCGAGCGAAGCGTTCAGGGTTTCGTCGGCGCCGGCCTGGCCCTTGTCGCGGCCGAAGGTGGAGCTCAGGTCCCAATGCCAGTCCGCGACTTCGCCCTTGCCGCCGGCGGCGGCCTGGTAGTCGGTTTCTTCCAAGGTATAGAAGGGTGCAGTGCCGTCCGGGTAGATCTCGGGGATGATGTTGGTCGAGTTGGGCCGGCGGTAGTTCTGCCCACCCCGGGCATCGCGCTTGCTGAAGGTGGAGAACGAGTACAGGGTCAGGTCGTCGCTGACTGGCAGCTCGGCGTTGTACGACAGGTTGATGGCCTTGATCTTTGGCAGGCCATTCTTCTGCACGTGGCGGTCGGCAGTGTCGTTGCGTGGGTCTCCGGCGAAATACAGGTTGCCAGTGGCCTCGCGCGAGCGGGTGGCGGTCTGAACCGATTTGGCGTCCAGCGCGTAATTGAAGAAGCCGCCGTTGTCGCCCAGGGCCAGGCCTTGGTTGAGGGTCTGGCGCAGGTTGTCGCCGTCGCCCTTGTAGTACTGGCCGTACTGGGTACTGGCCGAGCCGCCGTTGTCGCGTTGCTTGAGGATGATGTTGATCACCCCGGCGATGGCATCGGAGCCGTACTGCGCCGACGCGCCGTCGCGCAGCACTTCGACGTGGTCGATAGCGCTGATGGGGATCATGTCCAGGTCCACCGGGTTGGTGCCGTAGGCGGCGGTGGAGTCGAGGTTGATGACCGCGCTGTTGTGGCGGCGCTTGCCGTTGACCAGGACCAGCACGTTGGAGCCATTCAGGCCGCGCAGGCTGTAGGGGCGGGCGATGCTGTCGTTGGAGGTACCCGACGGCCGTTGCGAAAACGACGGCAGGGTGCGTTGCAGGGCGCCGCGCAGGCTGGACTCGCCGGTCTGCTCCAGCTGCTTGCTGTCGATCACGTCGATTGGCGCGGGGCTGCTGGTGACCGTACGCACTTCGCTGCCGCGTGAGCCGGTGACGACCACCGTGTCGAGGGCGGGGTCGTTATCGGCGGCGACGGCCAGCGGGGTGAGCAAATAGCCGGCGGCCAGCGCCGGAGCCAGCGATAAAGCGGTGAACACAGACTTCATGACTGTTCCTTCGGTTCGATTGGCAGATCAGGCCCTGGATGTGCGATCGAACGGGCTCTCATAGGGTGTTTCACGCATGGCAGGCGCAGCCTGGCCCGCGGGAGGTCCATTGCTCCCGTGACGGATGTGCCTGTGGGTCGTCCGGCGCGCGCCGGTGCGTTGTGCTGCGGCGGGTCGCTAGCCGCTGAGCAATGGGTTGAAGCGGTCGTCCCAGAAACTGCGCACTTGCAGCGATTGGCGGATCAGTCCGCTGTCGTGGAACAGGTCGGCGATACGCTGCTGGGCGCGGATGTCGTCCTCGCTGACAGGTAGCAGACGACAGCGGCGTTCGCGCTGGTTGAACTGTTGCAGGTACAGCTCGCGGGAAATGCCGGTCAGCGCTTGATTGCGCTCGGCCCAGGCCTGGGGGGTGTGCTCGACCCAGTCCCAGGTGGCTTTTTCACGCTGCAGGAAGTCGCGAATGGCGGCCTGTTTGCCGGGCGTTTGCAACACGTTGGCAGTGGTTGCGATCAGGTAGTTGCCGCAGTGGTATCTGGACGCTTCGGCCAGCACCACACCCTCCATGGCGGTCTGGGCCTGGAGCGCGCCGATGCCGCCAGCGACGATGGCGTCCAGGTGGCCGTTCTGGAAGGCGACCAGTGCATCACGGGCCGGCATCGGTCGGGCTTGTATATCGGCAAGTGTCAGCTGGTGGTCGTGCAGCAGGTTGAGCACCAGGTAATGGGTGTCGGTGGCACGCACGAAACTTACGCGCTTGCCCTTGAGATCGGCTATCGATTGTATGCCGCTGTCGCGCTTGACGATCAGGCTGCTGCGGTTCTGCTCGCCCTGGTAGCTGGCGATCAATACCAGCGGGTTGCCGGCGGCACTGGCGAACAACGGCAGTACCGGGCTCATGAAGGCGTAATCGAGGCTGTTGCTGGCAAAGGCTTCCAACACCATGGCACCACCGGGCACGTCCACCCACTCCAATGGATACGGCGTAGCGGCCTGGCCGGCGTCGGCCAGAAAACTGGCAGCCTGGCCTTTGTAGCGCCAAACCCGAAGCGCTTCGCCTGCGTTGGCCAACGTGGGCGCAAGCCCTGCGGCCAACCCGGCAATGGCACTGCGGCGCAGGAACGCGCGGCGGCTGATGTCGATCGCCATGACGAACTCCTCAGTCCAGCAGGTCGGGCTGTTGCTGGACGATGCGGTCCCACAGCGGCAGGAAGTTCAGCCAGCCGAACAGTTCGCGTTGGGCCAGGCTGGATGCGTCTTCCTCCAGTGTCGGGATGCGTGGCTGGCCGGCAGAGTAGGCCAGCAGATGGGCGCGCGCGGTGTCGTCGGCGAGGATGAAACGCCAGGCGGCGCTTTCCACGGTCTGGCCGGTGGTCCACAGGCCGTGGTTCTGCCAGACCAGCAGGTTGTTGTCGGCGAAGGTCTGGACAAAAGCGCGGGCTACTTCGTCGCGGTCCTGCAGCAGGCTGCCGTCGGCATTGCGCAGGGCATGGCGATCGAACAGCACCTGTTCGCCGATGAAGGCCGATGTCTCGGCGGTGATCGGTGCAAACAGTTGCCCCAGCGACGACCAGACCCGGCCATGGAAACCATGCAGATGGGCAATGCCCACCACATCGGCGCGGGCCCGTTGCAGTTCGTAGTGCAGCTCCAGGGCGCTGGTGTTGAGCAGCCCCTGGCCTTCGACCACCTGGCCCTCGCCATTGACCCGCAGCAGGTCGCTGGTGCGCAGCTGCGAGAAGGGCACACCCAGCGGGTTGATCCAGTAATGGTCGGTTTCGATTGGATCGCGGGCGGTGAAGTGGCCGGCCAGGCCCACTTCGAAGCCCAGTTCGGCGAACAGCCGGTAGGAGGCAGCCAGGCGCTGTTTGCGGTGCAGGCGTTCGGCGAGTTTGTCGCTGAAAACAGGTGGAGTGTCGATCTGCAGGCGGTGGTTGTGGCTGGGCAGGCGGGCGACACTGTGGCGCGGTGCGTGTTGACTCATGGCAGTACCTCACGGGGCAATGATCCGTCCTGCCATACCCAAGGGCGCTCGCAGGGGGATGAATCGGGGCCTCCACCGTGCGAGGGGTCGGGTCTGAAGGGACTGTAGCAAGGGGGTAGGGCGGCGAAGAAATACTGTTTTGATCTATTTTTATTATTATTTTTCAGAATATAAATTTGCTCTGATATTTGTAATGCGCATTTTGGCTGGCTGAGCGGTGAGCATGACCACCTATCGGCCAGCTCCCGCATCCTGTCCAGGTCACTAGACTTCATGGGGGGGACAAGATCAACGCACCTCAACTCAGGAGATCTGTGATGAACAGAACACCTTTGATGGCGTTGGTAGTGGTGGTAGGGGCAATTTCCGCTTGCGCGAACAGAGCCGAAATTGTCGATGTCCCCCTCAGTGCTACCCCGCTGAATGCACAGCATATCGCCCGCGCCACACTCAGCCCGGCCGGTGACCAGACCAGCATCCTGCTCACCGTCGGTGGCGTGCCTCAGGACATGGCCGTCCCCAGCCGGCTGGACACCGCTATCTATGCGGGCTCCTGCCAGCAACTGGGCGCAAGCCCCGCGTATGAAACTCACCAGGCCAACAACGTCGACTACCCCTCCATGGCTGCGCGCACCCGGCATTGGGCCCAGGCTCCGGTGGCGCTCCGTGAACTGGCCAAAGGTGAATACGCCTTGCTCGTTCGTACCAGCCCTGCCGATGGCAGCCGCCCATTGTTCTGCGGCGACATCAACGCGGGTTGACCTGTGCATGGCATGGCAGTCGCCCGCCTGTGGCCCCGGTGCCCTGCAGGAGGCGCAGCCGTCAGGCGCCGATCCCGACCAGGAGGTGCCCAATGCTGTACATCATTCACTGGACCATCAGCGCGGAAAATCGCAACGCCGCCATAACGCGCTTCGTCAAAACCCAGGGCGCGCCGCCAGATGGCCTGAAAGTCATTGGCCGCTGGCATGCCATTGGTAGCCACCAAGGATTCGGTGTGGTCGAGACCGATGAGCTGAAGGTGGTGCTTGGGTGGGTACTGGAGTGGAGCGACCTGATGGATATGCAGGTGTATCCCGCACTGACTGACGAGCACGCCGCGCCCTTGCTGATGGCGGCTGCAAGCCGGATAGGTGGCTGAGCACACCTGCGCAGCATTGCGGTTTAGGGGACCGGTTCAGACGTCCGGTCCTCGCCTTGCGCGAAAGCGCTGCCGGACCTTCCGGGCGCCCCAAAGTGGGCTTGCAGCGGCTCCTTGCCGGTCACTTTCAAGCAATTGCGCACCAACAGCAGGCGCTTCGATAAACGCACTTTTCCCGCCGCCGCCAACCCCGCCAAACAAACAGATTTCAATTCAAGCATTTAGCACAATCGTACCGCCGATGTTCAGTTTTGGCAGGTCAATTGCTTTGCCTGCTGGGAAACTAAATTGACCCACAGGAAGATTGGGCGCCGTCCTCACCCAGCTTTTTCTGCGGTTCGAATCCGGCCCGTCTTCCCGACAGCGGGCCGGATAATTTCCCGTCGGTTGGAGGCAACAGGCATGATCCGGTTTTCCCATGTGTGCCGTGGTATGTTGGGTTTTTCCCTTTTGTTCGCCAGTGTCACGGCCCTTGCGGACGAGGCCCCGCCAGCCATTGATAGCGGTGACACAGCCTTCGTCGCAGTGTGTTCGCTGGTGGTGCTGCTGATGACCCTGCCGGGTCTGGCGCTGTTCTATGGCGGCATGGCACGCACCAAGAACGTTCTGTCGATTCTGATGCAGGTGTTCTGCACCGCTGCGTTGATGTCCGTACTGTTCGCGATCTACGGCTACAGCCTGACTTTCACCGACGGCGGCGCGTTGCAGGCGGTGGTCGGCGGCCTCGACAAGCTGTTCATGGTGGGCATCACCAAGGACACGGTAGTCGGCACCATCCCGGAGTACCTGTACTTCCTGTTCATGCTGCTGTTTGCCGCCATTACCCCGGCGATCATCGTCGGCGGCCTGGCCGAGCGCATGAAGTTCGCTGCGGTGATGGTATTCATGGTGGTGTGGTTGACCATCAACTACATCCCCATGGCGCACATGGCCTGGGGTGGGGGCTGGGTGTTCGACCTCGGTGTGCAGGACTTCGCCGGCGGTAACGTGGTGCATCTGAACGTCGGCATCGCCGCGCTGGTAGGCGCCTGGCTGCTGGGGCGCCGCCGTGACTTTGGCACGCCGTCGTTGGCACCGCACAACATGACCATGACGCTAACTGGCGGTTCGCTGCTGTGGGTGGGCTGGCTGGGCTTTTGTGGCGGCTGCGCCCTGGCCGCCAACGGCTTCGCCATGCTGGTGATGGTCAACACCATGCTCGCCAGCTGCGCCGGTGCCCTGGGCTGGATGCTGGTGGAATGGCAGCACCGTGGCCGGCCGAGCATGTTCGGTGCGTTGTCCGGCGCCATCGCCGGGCTGGTGGCGATCACCCCTGCGTGCGGCTACGTGGGCCCCATGGGCGCCATTCTGCTGGGTTTGATCGCGGGCCCGGTGTGTGTCTGGTCGGTGGAAAAGCTCAAACCGATGATTGGCCTCGACGATGCCTTTGATGTGTTCGGCGTACACGGCGTTGCCGGCATTCTGGGCGGCCTGCTGACGCCGGTATTCGCGCTGACCGCCATCGGTGGGCAGAGTTTTGCCGAAGGTCGTGGGCTGCTTGATCAGGTACTGGTCAATGCCGGTGCGATCCTGTTCAGTGTGGTGTTCTCGGGCGCTACCAGCCTGATCGCCTACAAGGTCGCCGGCGCTCTGTGCGGCGGGCTGCGGGTGGATGAAGAAGCCGAAGTGGACGGGCTCGACCTGTCTGCCCATGGTGAAGTCGGCTACAAATACTCCAACTGAGGGCGGTGCCGATGAAACTGATTACTGCAATCATCAAGCCCTTTCGCCTGGACGATGTGCGTGAGGCGCTCACCGAGGTGGGTGTGAGTGGTGTCACGGTCACGGAGGTGAAGGGGTATGGGCGGCAGAAAGGGCACACGGAGGTGTACCGTGGCGCTGAGTACCTGGTGGAGCTGCTGCCCAAGGTGAAGCTTGAAATTGTGGTGGCCGATGGGGTTTGCCAGTTGGCTGTCGAGGCGATCTTGAAGGCGGCGCGTACTGGCAAGATTGGTGATGGGAAGGTGTTTGTTCAAGATCTGGAAGGGATTATCCGGATCAGGACCGGGGAGATGGGGGATGAGGCGGTGTAGCGTGTCCGATTGAGTTTCCATACGGGGAACTGGGGCCGCTTTGCGGCCCATCGCAGGCTTCGCCAGCTCCTACGGGTAGTTACACCTTCAACGGTTTGCACTTCGTGGGAGCTGGCGAAGCCTGCGATGGGCTGCAAAGCAGCCCCAATAATCAAAAGATCTGTCGTATCACCCGCGCACGCGGGCCTTCTGCGGGTCATAGGCCACGGTGCCGAGCGCGACGACCGCGCGGATACGCTTCTGCTGCCCGTCAAGCTTGCCGACCTCAAGCTCAGTACTCACCTCGCAATAGGCAACATCCAGGCGACACAACGCAATGTTCTTGCTTGAAATTGTGGTGGCCGATGGTTTTGCCAGTTGGCTGTTGAGGCGATTTTGAAGGCGGCGCGTACTGGCAAGATTGGTGATGGGAAGGTGTTTGTTCAAGATCTGGAAGGGATTATCCGGATCAGGACCGGGGAGATGGGGGATGAGGCGGTGTAGCGTGTCCGATTGAGTTTCCATACGGGGAACTGGGGCCGCTTTGCGGCCCATCGCAGGCTTCGCCAGCTCCTACGGGTAGTTACACCTTCAACGGTTTGCACTTCGTGGGAGCTGGCGAAGCCTGCGATGGGCTGCAAAGCAGCCCCAATAATCAAAAGATCTGTCGTATCACCCGCGCACGCGGGCCTTCTGCGGGTCATAGGCCACGGTGCCGGGCGCGACAATCGCGCGGATACGCTTCTGCTGCCCGTCAAGCTTGCCGACCTCAAGCTCAGTACCCACCTCGCAATAGGCAACATCCAGGCGACACAACGCAATGTTCTTGCCCAACACCGGTGAACGAGTGGCACTGGTGATCACGCCCACCTGGGCGCGGCCGACATGCACGCAATCGCCATGGGCGGCCATTTCGTTGCCGTCCAGCTCCAGCCCCACCAGGCGCTGTTGAGCATTGGCGGCGCGGCGCAGCAGGGCGTCCCGGCCGATGAAGTCAGCCTGCTTGGTCTTCAACGGCACGCAAAAGCCGATACCGGCTTCGAACGGGTCGGTCTGGTCACTGAACTCGTAACCGGCGAAGATCAGCCCAGCCTCGATGCGCAGCATGTCCAGCGCATGCAGGCCCAACGGTACCAGCCCCATGGGTTCGCCCAACTGCCAAAGGCGCTGCCAGACCCGAGGTGCATCACTCGGATGGCACCAGATTTCATAGCCCAGCTCGCCGGTGTAGCCGGTGCGCGAGACCATCAGCGGTGGGCCGTTATAGTCATCAAGGCGACCGATCAGAAAGCGGAACCAGCCGAGTTCCTCCAGCTTCGGCTGAGTACCGGGCGTCCAGATCATCTGCTTGAGCAACGCCCGCGCCAACGGGCCTTGAACTGCGACATTGTGGATCTGCTCGGTGGCGCTCTTGATCCACACCTTCATGCCAAGCTTCTGCGCCTGTTCGCGCAACCACGTGCCGGCATGATCCTCGCCGCCAATCCAGCGGAACGCATCCTGCCCCAGGCGCAGCAGGGTGCCGTCATCCAGCATGCCGCCATGCTCGTAGCACATCGCCGAATAGACCACCTGGCCCACCGCCAGCTTGCGCACGTCGCGGGTCAGGCAATGGTCCAGCAGGGCTTCGGCATCCGGGCCGAGCACCTCGAACTTGCGCAGCGCCGAAAGGTCCATCACCGCCACCCGCTCGCGGCAGCCGTGGTACTCCTCGATGGCGCCGTAGCCGTCGAAATGGGTGGGAGTCCAGAAACCTCGGTAGTCGACGAACTGACGGGTGAGCGCCGAGGTGCAGGCGTGAAAGCCGCTTTCGCGGGTCAATACGGGGTCGGCGTCGGGCGCCTTGCGGTTGGCCATGGCGATACTGAAGCGCTCCTTGTCGGAATATACGCGGATATGAATGTCGGTGGGCTGCCAGCCGTTGGCCGGGTCGATATCGTCAGGGCAGGACGAACTTGCGCAGACCAGGTCGGTCATGGCCCGCAGCAGCACGTAGTCGCCGGGCCGCGACCAGGGTTCGTCGAGGGTCAGGTGCTGGTGGGCATCGACCCCGGTGTTGAAGAAGAAGTTGATCGCAGGCCAGCCGCCGCGGGCTTGCACGCCATGCCCGGCAAGGGCGCGGCTGATGTTGTCGCTGCAGTTGGCATGGCCGAAGTAGCCCTGCGCCTCGTAGTAGCGTGATGTGCAGGCGAGGGCGAAGGTGTCGTGGCGGCCGACGGTGTCGCGCACCACTTCCAGCATCGGTTGCAGGTTGCGGTCGAAGAAACGGCTGAACAGCCCGGGGCCGGGATAGGCGCTGCCGTTGAGGGTGCGGGTGACGGTCGGGTCGAGGTCGATTTCGCGGCCCGCATCCAGCCCCCTGCGGTCGAAGGCTACGAAGTCCGAGCACTGGCGCCCGGCGACATCCAGCACCTGGATGTACTGGCCGCTGGCAACGCTGTAGGCGATTGCGCTGCCGGGATGGATGGTGAACTCGTCCACCAATTCGCCCAAAGGGGCTGGCAGCGCGGGGGCGGGTAGCGCTCGCGGGTTGGCCCGGTGAATCAGCAGGCGCAGTTCACTGGCGCGTACCTGGCTGTCGACCGAGGTCGGCCCGCCTGGCGCGGCGACGATCACCAGCAGCGCTTCGCTGGTGGTCAGGCTGCGGCCAAAGCCCGCAGGCGTTGCACGCTCCCAGAGCGAGGCGGCACAGGGCAGGTGGCGACAGTCGACGCCGCGCCGCGCCAGTCCAGCGCTGACATGGGCGGCGTCGCGGCTGCCATCATGTAGCAGGTGGGCGATGAATTCGGCGCCGGCGCTGGGCTTCAAACCTAGGGCGGACAGCGCCACACGGCCGTCGCTGGCGAAGGCCAGCAACTCGGCGCGCTGGTCGCCCTCAAGGTCGATCACGTCAAGCCGGTCGCCCGGCTCCAACGCCACCACCGTCAGCCCACCAGGGGCGACTGCGTGGCGCTCGAGGCTGGGGGCACGAGCAAACAGGGCCGGTTCTCGCGGCCTGGAAATCACGGGCAGGTTCATGGTGAGGTTCCACTCAAGGCAATGGGTGGGACCTGCCCGGCGCGTTCCATCCCCGAGCAGATCCGGGGGAGGTCAGCTTGCCGTTTTCAACGGGTCGACATGCGTGTCGGCCAGGTACGCCGCCAGCGAATCGTCCAGGGCCAGCAGCCACGGGGTGTGGTGCGCGGTGGCGAGGGTGCCGGTGATCAGCGAGCGATGGCACTTGTCACGGTAACCCATGATGTCTTCGTACTTGTCGTGCTTCCATTCCAGGAAGGTGCGGTTGACCTCGGCGATATCGAAGTTCGGGTAGTCGGTGGCTTCGATCAGCTGGCGGATGTATTCGCCCTGGAACTCGAACATCTGCTGTGCGGTTTGCAGTTGCTCCTCCTGCTCGCGCCAGGCCAGGTTTTCGGCGTGCATGGCCGTCTGACTCGGGAGGGTGATGCGCCCCAGGATCACGTCGCGGGCGTACCAGGCCTGGGCGTCGAACATGTTGAAGCTGTACCACTGGTCCTGCATGCCCAGGTACACAAGTTTGGGGTTTTGCTCCCAGAACACGCCCTTGTAGAGGTTCAGCGGCCACAAACGGTTGCCGGTCTTCAGGCGCAGGTCTTCGGCCAGGAACGGGAAGTGGTGCTTGTAGCCGGTACAGAGGATGATCGCATCGACGTGCTTGCTGCTGCCGTCGCAGAAGTGCGCCGTGCTGCCTTTGACGTGGGTGAGCAGCGGTTTTTCCTCCCAGTTGTCCGGCCACTTGTAGCCCATCGGCGCACTGCGGTAGCAACTGGTGATGGTGCGCGCACCGTACTTGAAGCACTGCGAACCGATGTCCTCGGCTGAATAACTACCACCGACGATGAGCACGTCCTTGCCCTTGAACTCAAGGGCATCGCGAAAATCGTGGGCGTGCAGCACCCGCCCGGCGAA includes:
- a CDS encoding DUF1989 domain-containing protein — protein: MNLPVISRPREPALFARAPSLERHAVAPGGLTVVALEPGDRLDVIDLEGDQRAELLAFASDGRVALSALGLKPSAGAEFIAHLLHDGSRDAAHVSAGLARRGVDCRHLPCAASLWERATPAGFGRSLTTSEALLVIVAAPGGPTSVDSQVRASELRLLIHRANPRALPAPALPAPLGELVDEFTIHPGSAIAYSVASGQYIQVLDVAGRQCSDFVAFDRRGLDAGREIDLDPTVTRTLNGSAYPGPGLFSRFFDRNLQPMLEVVRDTVGRHDTFALACTSRYYEAQGYFGHANCSDNISRALAGHGVQARGGWPAINFFFNTGVDAHQHLTLDEPWSRPGDYVLLRAMTDLVCASSSCPDDIDPANGWQPTDIHIRVYSDKERFSIAMANRKAPDADPVLTRESGFHACTSALTRQFVDYRGFWTPTHFDGYGAIEEYHGCRERVAVMDLSALRKFEVLGPDAEALLDHCLTRDVRKLAVGQVVYSAMCYEHGGMLDDGTLLRLGQDAFRWIGGEDHAGTWLREQAQKLGMKVWIKSATEQIHNVAVQGPLARALLKQMIWTPGTQPKLEELGWFRFLIGRLDDYNGPPLMVSRTGYTGELGYEIWCHPSDAPRVWQRLWQLGEPMGLVPLGLHALDMLRIEAGLIFAGYEFSDQTDPFEAGIGFCVPLKTKQADFIGRDALLRRAANAQQRLVGLELDGNEMAAHGDCVHVGRAQVGVITSATRSPVLGKNIALCRLDVAYCEVGTELEVGKLDGQQKRIRAIVAPGTVAYDPQKARVRG
- a CDS encoding NAD(P)/FAD-dependent oxidoreductase, translating into MTQRVAIIGAGPCGLAQLRAFQSARDKGAEIPELVCFEKQSDWGGMWNYTWRTGLDQHGEPVHGSMYRYLWSNGPKECLEFADYSFDEHFGRPMGSYPPREVLWDYIKGRVEKAGVRDYIRFDTTVRGVTWDAASGTFEVTAHSYRDDLTYSETFDYVVVASGHFSTPNVPYFDGFESFAGRVLHAHDFRDALEFKGKDVLIVGGSYSAEDIGSQCFKYGARTITSCYRSAPMGYKWPDNWEEKPLLTHVKGSTAHFCDGSSKHVDAIILCTGYKHHFPFLAEDLRLKTGNRLWPLNLYKGVFWEQNPKLVYLGMQDQWYSFNMFDAQAWYARDVILGRITLPSQTAMHAENLAWREQEEQLQTAQQMFEFQGEYIRQLIEATDYPNFDIAEVNRTFLEWKHDKYEDIMGYRDKCHRSLITGTLATAHHTPWLLALDDSLAAYLADTHVDPLKTAS